GACAGGTTCTTCGGTTATGTATTCGGCTCCGGCGAGCCTGTCAGCGCGGTAAGCGAGCTTCTGGTTGCTGCGCTTAATCAGAACGTTACCTCATGGCGGTCGTCGCCGGCCGCGACGACCATTGAACGCACGGTCATAAGTTGGCTGGCGGACGCGATTGGGTGTCCAGGTCTCAGCGGCAGTCTCTGCGGCGGTGGGTCAACCGCCAATCTGATGGCGCTCGCGATAGCACGCGAGGCCAAATGCTCCGCCAACGAAAATGGAAGTGGCGGCGGCATCGTCTACTGCTCGAAAGAGGTTCATTTCTCGATTCCCAAAGCCATGGCCTTGTTGGGGCTTGGTCGGAAGAATCTTAGGCTAATCGAGACCGATGACGCTCTACGCATGCAACCCGACTTACTACATCGCGCCATAACCGATGACCGCGCCGCCGGCTTGATGCCGATTGCCGTGATCGCAACGACTGGCACGGTCGTCAGCGGCGCGATCGATCCCGTTGAAGAGATCGCCGCGATTGCGAGAGAACAGGATCTTTGGCTGCACGTGGACGGTGCGTATGGCGGCCTCGCTGCTCTTGCGAAGCCTGAGTATTTCGCGGGTCTCTCGCTTGCCGATTCCGTGTCAATCGATGCTCATAAATGGCTCTATCAGCCTGTCGATTGCGGCTGCCTGCTTTACCGGGACCGGAACGCTGCGCGCCGCGCCTTCTCGCAACAGGCGGATTACGTCCGGGTGCTCAACGAG
The genomic region above belongs to Mesorhizobium terrae and contains:
- a CDS encoding pyridoxal phosphate-dependent decarboxylase family protein gives rise to the protein MMKSQRNSLLLSDGETTALVDAVADIAKAYWLSLPERRTYPATSGAETEALLTRSWSEEGIGPAVFESFGPIADRSRPAGDRFFGYVFGSGEPVSAVSELLVAALNQNVTSWRSSPAATTIERTVISWLADAIGCPGLSGSLCGGGSTANLMALAIAREAKCSANENGSGGGIVYCSKEVHFSIPKAMALLGLGRKNLRLIETDDALRMQPDLLHRAITDDRAAGLMPIAVIATTGTVVSGAIDPVEEIAAIAREQDLWLHVDGAYGGLAALAKPEYFAGLSLADSVSIDAHKWLYQPVDCGCLLYRDRNAARRAFSQQADYVRVLNEDPIESFVFFDESIELTRRFRALKLWMSLQYHGRAAFRAAIEQDLANAQLLARKIEEHPELELFAPVSLSAVCFGHRDKDNEALLRRLIARGRVYLSNASFGGRFTLRACFVNHRATPQSVDLIVSEVIDAANEIND